The following coding sequences are from one Aeromicrobium duanguangcaii window:
- a CDS encoding M14 family zinc carboxypeptidase, with protein MASFLPLRRKASAAVLALALPALAAASIVPVASAAPPGPAAVSLERLPDEVPSVVSITVPGTAELDRLVATGVDLDHGVEQRPGGLEVRAIITGNEAKALRAAGFETGETLYTQQDTEAALDQRDATIRAAKAANAAFADEATHPDVSDVKITRAEYYTVFGTPVLSVEAKWANGQDATTALTVERDSGPGTAFGSGGTQTINRFVDANVYLYHRGASPTTGEQALTSRPDRIRITSPGGDVAIAKVTDWLPTGDEPDPFKGDGYQQDFITSYLDPTQLYDRIHQLATDYPQLAEIVELPNKTNGYRRLAQAVVPAGTTSADDPRRVAFDSKQLGHEGGNGITVRVVHPTAADQALSVTVADRAITISSATDGTGVATSTAAEVAAAVAASPEASALVSASTYRGNAGTGVVPATPETTLSDNLKAPEYVSRNPHEVYAIKIGKVRDGSKPGVFFYAQEHAREWVPPLVTLETAERLLRNYATHAPTRELVDNLEIWVLPSVNPDGGHYSFYDFNSQRKNMTRHCADGGATDANGRDQWGVDVNRNYDEYSFFDGYSGANDVCTSGTFAGPAELSEPEARNVDWVAAHPNMKWSMNVHSSGNYFMWSPAAYKVPGRVTAPEPTLEEESLFQGSSSRILTAIKRHRGLSVTPARTGRVVDTLYSAAGNSGDMLWYKYGIYAWDFEVGSTFQPPFEATDPKGPGAHQEAMEFSNGLIEMLRIARDHDTDTVSPTSEVKVTSSTTEGKVNVEFTTNEPASIFYTTDGTVPNLRSTMYAAAGLREGGERLKVDEGAEIRWIAVDSRGNVERNFVPGREGNYRTWIARVGYEAPLPATSTSLTLDRDTIAAGKTGVTASIAVAATGAGDQPDPEGVVTVFVDDEAVGSANLGADGTAEVALPAIPTAGQRLVTAQYGGSAELAGSTSQPVALKVQAAPGVPSAAVALTVAPRSIEAGKKGAKASITVKVDRDGKVTAGAGRVDVLVDGARHRTVTLDRAGRATVALGAFPRTGARVITATYRGAGDVAASSSKPVVLRVTKARATVGLKVTPKKVRTTTRARVTVTVKAPAGVNARGKALVRVGSRGYVVTINAKGKGSVKLPRLSRGTKRVTVSYLGNAHVKPATKKGKITVRR; from the coding sequence ATGGCCTCATTCCTCCCGCTGCGCAGGAAGGCCTCCGCGGCCGTCCTTGCGTTGGCGCTGCCCGCCCTTGCCGCGGCCAGCATCGTTCCCGTCGCCTCCGCCGCGCCTCCGGGCCCGGCCGCGGTGTCCCTCGAGCGCCTCCCGGACGAGGTGCCGTCCGTCGTGTCGATCACGGTGCCCGGCACGGCCGAGCTCGACCGGCTCGTCGCGACGGGTGTCGATCTCGACCACGGGGTGGAACAGCGTCCGGGCGGTCTCGAGGTGCGCGCGATCATCACGGGGAACGAGGCCAAGGCGCTCCGCGCGGCGGGCTTCGAGACCGGAGAGACCCTCTACACGCAGCAGGACACCGAGGCCGCGCTCGACCAGCGGGACGCGACGATCCGCGCCGCGAAGGCCGCCAACGCGGCCTTCGCGGACGAGGCGACGCATCCCGACGTCTCCGACGTGAAGATCACCCGCGCCGAGTACTACACCGTGTTCGGCACGCCCGTGCTGTCGGTCGAGGCGAAGTGGGCGAACGGGCAGGACGCCACCACGGCGCTGACGGTGGAGCGCGACAGCGGTCCCGGTACGGCGTTCGGCAGCGGCGGGACCCAGACGATCAACCGCTTCGTCGACGCGAACGTCTACCTCTACCACCGCGGCGCCAGCCCCACGACCGGCGAGCAGGCGCTGACGAGCCGCCCGGACCGGATCAGGATCACCAGCCCCGGCGGTGACGTCGCGATCGCCAAGGTGACGGACTGGCTGCCCACCGGCGACGAGCCCGACCCGTTCAAGGGCGACGGCTACCAGCAGGACTTCATCACGTCCTACCTCGATCCGACGCAGCTCTACGACCGCATCCACCAGCTGGCGACCGACTACCCGCAGCTGGCCGAGATCGTCGAGCTGCCCAACAAGACCAACGGCTACCGTCGCCTGGCCCAGGCGGTCGTTCCGGCCGGGACGACCTCTGCGGACGACCCGCGTCGGGTGGCGTTCGACTCGAAGCAGCTGGGGCACGAGGGAGGCAACGGGATCACGGTGCGCGTGGTGCACCCGACCGCGGCGGACCAGGCCCTGAGCGTGACGGTCGCGGACCGCGCGATCACCATCTCCTCGGCCACCGACGGCACGGGCGTCGCCACGAGCACGGCCGCGGAGGTCGCGGCCGCCGTCGCGGCGAGTCCCGAGGCGAGCGCGCTCGTCTCGGCCTCCACCTACCGCGGCAACGCGGGGACCGGTGTCGTCCCGGCGACGCCCGAGACGACGCTGAGCGACAACCTCAAGGCGCCCGAGTACGTCTCGCGCAACCCGCACGAGGTCTACGCCATCAAGATCGGCAAGGTTCGCGACGGCTCCAAGCCGGGCGTCTTCTTCTACGCGCAGGAGCACGCGCGTGAGTGGGTCCCGCCGTTGGTGACGCTCGAGACCGCCGAGCGGCTCCTGCGCAACTACGCGACGCACGCGCCGACGCGCGAGCTCGTGGACAACCTGGAGATCTGGGTGCTCCCGTCGGTCAACCCCGACGGCGGCCACTACTCGTTCTACGACTTCAACTCGCAGCGCAAGAACATGACGCGTCACTGCGCCGACGGCGGCGCCACCGACGCGAACGGCCGCGACCAGTGGGGAGTGGACGTCAACCGCAACTACGACGAGTACAGCTTCTTCGACGGCTACTCGGGCGCGAACGACGTGTGCACGAGCGGCACCTTCGCGGGTCCGGCCGAGCTGAGCGAGCCCGAGGCACGGAACGTGGACTGGGTCGCCGCGCACCCGAACATGAAGTGGTCGATGAACGTCCACAGCTCGGGCAACTACTTCATGTGGTCGCCCGCGGCGTACAAGGTCCCCGGCCGCGTGACCGCGCCCGAGCCGACGCTTGAGGAGGAGTCGCTGTTCCAGGGCTCGTCCTCGCGGATCCTCACCGCCATCAAGCGCCACCGTGGCCTGTCGGTGACCCCGGCGCGCACCGGTCGCGTGGTCGACACCCTGTACTCCGCGGCCGGCAACTCCGGCGACATGCTCTGGTACAAGTACGGGATCTACGCGTGGGACTTCGAGGTCGGCTCGACCTTCCAGCCGCCGTTCGAGGCGACGGACCCGAAGGGACCGGGCGCCCACCAGGAGGCCATGGAGTTCTCCAACGGCCTCATCGAGATGCTGCGCATCGCCCGCGACCACGACACCGACACGGTGTCGCCCACCAGCGAGGTGAAGGTCACCTCGAGCACCACGGAGGGCAAGGTGAACGTCGAGTTCACGACGAACGAGCCGGCGAGCATCTTCTACACGACCGACGGGACGGTCCCGAACCTGCGCTCGACGATGTACGCGGCCGCCGGCCTGCGTGAGGGTGGTGAGCGGCTCAAGGTCGACGAGGGCGCCGAGATCCGCTGGATCGCGGTCGACAGCCGGGGCAACGTCGAGCGGAACTTCGTCCCGGGGCGTGAGGGCAACTACCGCACGTGGATCGCCCGGGTCGGGTACGAGGCGCCGCTCCCGGCGACGTCGACGTCCCTGACGCTCGACCGGGACACGATCGCTGCGGGCAAGACCGGGGTCACGGCCTCGATCGCGGTGGCCGCCACCGGCGCCGGTGACCAGCCCGACCCCGAGGGAGTCGTCACCGTGTTCGTCGACGACGAGGCGGTCGGGTCGGCCAACCTGGGTGCGGACGGCACCGCGGAGGTCGCCCTCCCGGCGATTCCCACGGCCGGTCAGCGCCTGGTCACCGCGCAGTACGGCGGCAGCGCCGAGCTCGCGGGGAGCACCTCGCAGCCCGTGGCGCTGAAGGTGCAGGCAGCCCCGGGCGTGCCGAGTGCCGCCGTCGCCCTGACGGTCGCCCCGCGCAGCATCGAGGCGGGCAAGAAGGGCGCGAAGGCCAGCATCACGGTGAAGGTCGACCGCGACGGCAAGGTCACCGCGGGTGCGGGACGGGTCGACGTCCTCGTCGACGGCGCCCGCCATCGCACGGTCACCCTCGACCGAGCCGGCCGCGCCACGGTCGCCCTCGGAGCGTTCCCGCGCACCGGTGCGCGGGTGATCACCGCGACGTACCGCGGCGCGGGTGACGTGGCAGCAAGCTCGTCGAAGCCGGTCGTCCTGCGGGTGACCAAGGCTCGGGCGACGGTCGGCCTCAAGGTCACGCCGAAGAAGGTCAGGACCACGACCCGCGCCCGGGTCACGGTCACGGTCAAGGCCCCGGCGGGCGTGAATGCTCGCGGCAAGGCGCTCGTGCGGGTCGGCTCGCGTGGGTACGTGGTCACGATCAACGCGAAGGGCAAGGGCTCGGTCAAGCTGCCCCGCCTGAGCCGGGGGACGAAGCGGGTGACGGTGTCCTATCTGGGCAACGCCCACGTGAAGCCCGCCACGAAGAAGGGCAAGATCACGGTCCGCCGCTGA
- a CDS encoding DUF2510 domain-containing protein, translating to MNQKAPAGWYDDPAGSGGQRFWNGQAWTERVEGAKSASGRASSDRLPEGYMMLNGEQVPIGHSLPEQPRRFGPVDAKNRGVVVAAAVVIGVVVLFLLSSLVPTEDPGIDLGDWSGGDGDFAARYTLEVDSREGTGVDVIWSDGTDEYTETAVDPGWSTDIGAVDGGVRLDATANDGRDIPTCRILDADGSVIIKATAAFPGGTATCRWDD from the coding sequence GTGAACCAGAAGGCGCCTGCGGGCTGGTACGACGATCCGGCCGGCAGCGGAGGCCAGCGGTTCTGGAACGGTCAGGCCTGGACCGAGCGGGTCGAGGGCGCGAAATCGGCGTCAGGTCGGGCCTCGTCCGACCGGCTGCCGGAGGGCTACATGATGCTCAACGGCGAACAGGTGCCGATCGGTCACAGCCTTCCCGAGCAGCCGCGCCGGTTCGGCCCCGTCGACGCGAAGAACCGCGGCGTCGTCGTCGCCGCGGCCGTCGTGATCGGCGTCGTGGTGCTGTTCCTCCTGTCGTCGCTGGTCCCGACGGAGGACCCGGGGATCGACCTGGGCGACTGGTCCGGTGGCGATGGCGACTTCGCCGCCCGGTACACGCTCGAGGTCGACTCACGCGAGGGCACGGGCGTGGACGTGATCTGGTCCGACGGCACCGACGAGTACACCGAGACTGCGGTCGACCCGGGCTGGAGCACCGACATCGGCGCCGTGGACGGTGGGGTCCGCCTGGACGCGACGGCGAACGACGGCCGGGACATCCCCACGTGCCGCATCCTCGACGCGGACGGGTCCGTCATCATCAAGGCCACGGCGGCCTTCCCCGGCGGGACGGCGACCTGCCGCTGGGACGACTAG
- a CDS encoding ATP-dependent DNA ligase: protein MDLPVMPPVSPMLAKSAQQVPRGDDLLYEPKWDGFRALIFRDGDEIEITSRSTKPLTRYFPDVVESIRAHIPARCVLDGEIVIAMDGRLSFDALSNRIHPAASRVTMLSHETPASFVAFDLLALGDRSFVDEPLAVRRPALVEALSAATAPIHVTRVTQDPDEAQRWFTIFEGAGLDGVIAKRLDGPYAPNGRTMVKVKHARTADVVVAGYRLHKNSMPERPLLGSMLLGLFAGDGRLQHVGVAASFTESRRAELVEELAPLELAPGESHPWDRWRDDEAQASGRLPGGQSRWTGTKDLSFVPLRPERVVEVAYEHMEGEGDQARFRHTARFQRWRPDREPESCTYAQLEEVARYDLDNVLL from the coding sequence ATGGACCTGCCCGTGATGCCGCCGGTTTCGCCGATGCTCGCGAAGTCCGCCCAACAGGTGCCCCGCGGCGACGACCTGCTCTACGAGCCCAAGTGGGACGGCTTCCGGGCCCTGATCTTCCGAGACGGCGACGAGATCGAGATCACCAGCCGGTCGACGAAGCCGCTGACTCGGTACTTCCCCGACGTCGTGGAGTCGATCCGCGCCCACATCCCCGCGCGCTGCGTCCTCGATGGCGAGATCGTGATCGCGATGGACGGCCGTCTGAGCTTCGACGCGCTGAGCAACCGCATCCACCCGGCCGCGTCGCGCGTGACGATGCTGAGCCACGAGACGCCGGCCTCCTTCGTGGCCTTCGACCTGCTCGCGCTCGGCGACCGCTCCTTCGTCGACGAGCCCTTGGCAGTCCGACGGCCCGCGCTCGTGGAGGCGCTCTCCGCGGCCACCGCGCCGATCCACGTCACCCGCGTCACCCAGGACCCGGACGAGGCGCAGCGCTGGTTCACGATCTTCGAGGGCGCCGGGCTGGACGGGGTGATCGCGAAGCGCCTCGACGGACCCTATGCGCCGAACGGCCGCACGATGGTGAAGGTCAAGCACGCGCGCACCGCCGATGTCGTGGTGGCCGGCTACCGCCTCCACAAGAACTCGATGCCCGAGCGGCCGCTGCTCGGCTCGATGCTGCTGGGGCTGTTCGCCGGCGACGGGCGCCTGCAGCACGTCGGTGTCGCGGCTTCGTTCACCGAGAGCCGACGGGCCGAGCTGGTCGAGGAGCTCGCGCCGCTGGAGCTGGCGCCGGGTGAGTCGCACCCCTGGGACCGGTGGCGCGACGACGAGGCGCAGGCGTCCGGGCGGCTGCCGGGCGGGCAGAGCCGGTGGACGGGCACCAAGGACCTGTCGTTCGTGCCGCTGCGGCCCGAGCGGGTCGTCGAGGTCGCCTACGAGCACATGGAGGGCGAGGGCGACCAGGCGCGCTTCCGCCACACCGCGCGGTTCCAGCGCTGGCGCCCCGACCGCGAGCCCGAGTCGTGCACGTACGCGCAGCTGGAGGAGGTCGCCCGCTACGACCTCGACAACGTCCTGCTCTAG
- a CDS encoding ABC transporter ATP-binding protein, with the protein MPSTTSVPAVEVRDLVMHYGRSDAVVRAVDGIDLTVEPGTVTAILGPNGAGKTTTIETCEGFRRPQSGTVRVLGLDPVADAEALRPRVGVMLQSGGAWLGVRAGEMLRHMASLYATPLPVEPLVERLGMESFAQTPYRRLSGGQKQRLSLAMAIVGRPELVFLDEPTAGLDPQSRRATWDLVDELRTHGVTTVLTTHYMDEAQELSDHVHIIDAGRVIASGTPAELVAVGAQNTIRMRARAGLDRDSLAAELPPGTTVTEPEPGHYVLTTEVDPSVLHRLTGWCAAHDVLIDSVLVEHQTLEDRFLELTGRDLR; encoded by the coding sequence GTGCCCTCGACGACATCTGTTCCCGCCGTGGAGGTTCGCGACCTCGTCATGCACTACGGCCGCAGCGACGCGGTCGTGCGAGCGGTCGACGGAATCGATCTGACCGTCGAGCCCGGCACGGTCACCGCGATCCTCGGGCCGAACGGCGCGGGCAAGACCACGACCATCGAGACGTGCGAGGGCTTCCGCCGTCCGCAGTCCGGCACGGTCCGGGTCCTGGGCCTCGATCCGGTCGCCGATGCCGAGGCGCTGCGCCCTCGCGTCGGCGTCATGCTGCAGTCCGGCGGCGCCTGGCTCGGCGTCCGCGCCGGCGAGATGCTGCGCCACATGGCCTCGCTCTACGCCACTCCCCTGCCCGTCGAACCTCTCGTCGAGCGGCTGGGCATGGAGTCGTTCGCCCAGACCCCGTACCGGCGGCTGTCCGGCGGTCAGAAGCAGCGCCTGTCACTCGCGATGGCGATCGTCGGCCGGCCCGAGCTGGTCTTCCTCGACGAGCCCACCGCCGGCCTGGACCCGCAGTCCCGCCGCGCCACGTGGGACCTCGTCGACGAGCTGCGCACCCACGGCGTCACGACCGTCCTGACCACGCACTACATGGACGAGGCGCAGGAGCTGTCGGACCACGTCCACATCATCGACGCCGGCCGCGTGATCGCGTCCGGCACGCCGGCCGAGCTGGTCGCCGTCGGCGCGCAGAACACGATCCGCATGCGCGCCCGCGCGGGTCTGGACCGCGACTCGCTGGCCGCCGAGCTGCCCCCGGGCACGACCGTGACCGAGCCCGAGCCGGGCCACTACGTCCTCACCACCGAGGTCGACCCGTCCGTCCTGCACCGGCTGACCGGGTGGTGCGCCGCCCACGACGTGCTGATCGACTCGGTCCTCGTCGAACACCAGACCCTCGAGGACCGGTTCCTCGAGCTGACCGGGCGGGACCTGCGATGA
- a CDS encoding ABC transporter permease, with protein MTSLDLSPAPGAASRGRRLAAQTAMELRLTLRNGEQLLLTFVIPILLLVAGSRSDRLVGGDRPIDVVAPGVLALAILSTSFTSLAIATAFERRYGVLKRLGATPLSRSGLLGGKVAAVAVLQIGQFVVLGGLALALGWRPTGGASGWLWLVVLGLLATVAFGGLGLLMAGTLRAEATLAGANLVYVLLLVGGGVLLPLDRYPDAVAEGLKLLPSGALGEGLRDAFATGSPGTFVVVVLAVWALVAAAAAGRWFRWE; from the coding sequence ATGACCTCCCTCGACCTCTCCCCCGCCCCCGGCGCCGCGTCGCGCGGCCGGCGCCTGGCCGCGCAGACCGCGATGGAGCTGCGGCTGACCCTGCGCAACGGTGAGCAGCTGCTGCTGACCTTCGTCATCCCGATCCTGTTGCTCGTCGCCGGCTCGCGCTCGGATCGTCTCGTCGGCGGGGACCGCCCCATCGACGTCGTCGCGCCCGGCGTGCTGGCGCTGGCGATCCTGTCGACCTCGTTCACCTCGCTGGCGATCGCGACGGCCTTCGAGCGCCGCTACGGCGTGCTCAAGCGCCTGGGCGCGACGCCGCTCTCGCGCAGCGGCCTGCTCGGCGGCAAGGTCGCCGCCGTCGCCGTCCTGCAGATCGGCCAGTTCGTGGTGCTCGGCGGACTCGCCCTCGCGCTGGGCTGGCGTCCCACCGGCGGCGCGAGCGGTTGGCTCTGGCTCGTCGTGCTGGGTCTGCTGGCCACCGTCGCGTTCGGCGGCCTGGGCCTGCTGATGGCCGGCACCCTGCGCGCCGAGGCGACGCTGGCCGGGGCCAACCTCGTGTACGTGCTCCTGCTGGTCGGCGGTGGCGTCCTGCTGCCGCTCGACCGCTACCCGGACGCCGTCGCCGAGGGACTCAAGCTGTTGCCGTCCGGGGCACTGGGCGAGGGCCTGCGTGACGCCTTCGCCACCGGATCGCCCGGTACGTTCGTCGTGGTGGTGCTCGCCGTGTGGGCCCTCGTGGCCGCGGCCGCCGCCGGAAGGTGGTTCCGATGGGAATGA
- a CDS encoding COX15/CtaA family protein, which yields MGMNTVSRRTTSQATVEKWAWANLVANTLIILTGGLVRLTGSGLGCPTWPRCTDESFVPHGALGWHGVIEFGNRTLTYVLIVIAIGTVLATWRWTGATRTQLRLVLGIAIGIPFQGVIGGITVLTDLNPWIVSLHLILSMGLVVAATIFLMSLRQEEGTVDRIPAWIVQGAYVVLLAVIYLGTIVTGSGPHAGDANAPRNELDPVWWSRIHAISVWTFLILTVAAIVLTRGRARQAGVWVLVAGLAQGLIGYVQYFTDLPIVLVATHLVGAAVLLALATRWLLTARPVSS from the coding sequence ATGGGAATGAACACGGTCTCGCGACGCACGACGTCGCAGGCGACGGTCGAGAAGTGGGCGTGGGCCAACCTCGTCGCCAACACCCTGATCATCCTGACCGGCGGGCTGGTCCGGTTGACCGGCTCCGGCCTGGGCTGCCCGACGTGGCCGCGCTGCACCGACGAGTCCTTCGTCCCGCACGGAGCCCTCGGCTGGCACGGCGTCATCGAGTTCGGCAACCGCACGCTGACCTACGTCCTCATCGTCATCGCCATCGGCACCGTGCTGGCCACGTGGCGATGGACCGGAGCCACGCGCACCCAGCTGCGTCTGGTGCTCGGCATCGCCATCGGGATCCCGTTCCAGGGCGTCATCGGCGGCATCACGGTGCTGACCGACCTCAACCCGTGGATCGTGTCGCTGCACCTGATCCTGTCGATGGGCCTGGTCGTCGCGGCGACGATCTTCCTGATGAGCCTGCGTCAGGAGGAAGGCACCGTCGATCGGATCCCGGCGTGGATCGTGCAGGGCGCCTACGTCGTCCTGCTGGCCGTGATCTACCTCGGCACGATCGTGACCGGCAGCGGCCCCCACGCCGGCGACGCGAACGCGCCTCGCAACGAGCTCGACCCCGTCTGGTGGAGCCGGATCCACGCCATCAGCGTGTGGACGTTCCTGATCCTGACGGTCGCGGCGATCGTCCTCACCCGTGGTCGCGCCCGGCAGGCCGGCGTGTGGGTGCTGGTGGCCGGACTGGCCCAGGGCCTGATCGGCTACGTGCAGTACTTCACTGATCTACCGATCGTCCTGGTCGCGACGCACCTGGTCGGTGCGGCCGTTCTGCTGGCGCTGGCCACGCGGTGGCTGCTGACGGCGCGGCCCGTCTCATCGTGA
- a CDS encoding GNAT family N-acetyltransferase has protein sequence MSVRIEELEPDGWRRWRDVRSRALALDRAAFACSAHQLGPEAPESRWRERIAAPGAILLAVDDDGQDIAMVGLSTAGAPELISMWVAPEARHRGIGRVLVDAVIARAGSRPLSLRVMAENAGAIAFYAGCGFELAGREPDDEGTLTMRRAAPSAATAWPAPAERPHRPGASRPGRSVDQ, from the coding sequence GTGAGCGTGCGGATCGAGGAGCTCGAGCCCGACGGCTGGCGCCGGTGGCGCGACGTGAGGTCGCGCGCCTTGGCGCTGGATCGTGCGGCGTTCGCGTGCTCGGCCCACCAGCTGGGCCCCGAGGCGCCCGAGAGTCGGTGGCGCGAGCGGATCGCCGCGCCCGGAGCCATCCTCCTGGCGGTCGACGACGACGGCCAGGACATCGCGATGGTCGGGCTGTCGACGGCCGGCGCCCCCGAGCTGATCTCGATGTGGGTCGCGCCCGAGGCGCGCCACCGCGGCATCGGCCGCGTCCTGGTGGACGCGGTGATCGCCCGCGCGGGGAGCCGGCCGCTGTCCCTGCGGGTCATGGCCGAGAACGCCGGCGCGATCGCGTTCTACGCCGGCTGCGGATTCGAGCTCGCGGGACGCGAGCCCGACGACGAGGGAACCCTCACGATGAGACGGGCCGCGCCGTCAGCAGCCACCGCGTGGCCAGCGCCAGCAGAACGGCCGCACCGACCAGGTGCGTCGCGACCAGGACGATCGGTAGATCAGTGA
- a CDS encoding heme o synthase translates to MTVTPHAADEHTRIDRPGRRDVVLAYVALTKPRIIELLLLTTVPVMFLAQKGVPDLWLVVATLVGGSLSAGSANALNCVVDADIDQKMRRTARRPLPRHHVGTRSALVFGLVLGVLSTAWLGLTVNWLSSTLALAANVFYVVGYTMILKRRTTQNIVWGGAAGCFPPLIGWTAVTNELAWTPFLLFLVVFFWTPPHFWALAMRYREDYSAANVPMLPSVVPSAEVGRQIVRYTWATVLTSLLVWPVADTGWFFPSVAILLGIVFLIEAYDLRARARETEELSIIKPMRLFHFSNAYLALLFVAAAVDPFIG, encoded by the coding sequence GTGACCGTCACTCCGCATGCCGCCGACGAGCACACCCGTATCGATCGGCCCGGGCGCCGCGATGTGGTGCTCGCATACGTGGCGCTGACCAAGCCTCGCATCATCGAACTGCTGCTTTTGACCACGGTTCCGGTGATGTTCCTCGCCCAGAAGGGCGTCCCCGACCTGTGGCTCGTCGTGGCCACCCTGGTCGGCGGCTCCCTCTCGGCCGGCTCCGCGAACGCGTTGAACTGCGTCGTGGATGCCGACATCGACCAGAAGATGCGCCGCACGGCCCGCCGGCCCCTCCCGCGCCACCACGTGGGAACGCGCTCGGCGCTCGTCTTCGGCCTGGTGCTCGGTGTGCTCTCGACCGCGTGGCTCGGTCTGACGGTCAACTGGCTGTCGTCGACGCTGGCGCTGGCCGCCAACGTCTTCTACGTCGTCGGCTACACGATGATCCTCAAGCGCCGCACGACCCAGAACATCGTCTGGGGTGGCGCCGCGGGCTGCTTCCCGCCGCTCATCGGCTGGACGGCCGTCACGAACGAGCTGGCGTGGACCCCGTTCCTGCTCTTCCTCGTGGTCTTCTTCTGGACGCCGCCGCACTTCTGGGCGCTGGCGATGCGCTACCGCGAGGACTACTCCGCGGCCAACGTGCCGATGCTCCCGTCGGTCGTGCCGTCGGCCGAGGTCGGCCGCCAGATCGTCCGCTACACGTGGGCGACGGTCCTGACGTCGCTGCTGGTCTGGCCGGTCGCCGACACGGGCTGGTTCTTCCCGTCGGTGGCGATCCTGCTGGGCATCGTGTTCCTCATCGAGGCCTACGACCTGCGCGCCCGCGCCCGCGAGACCGAGGAGCTGTCGATCATCAAGCCGATGCGACTGTTCCACTTCTCCAACGCGTACCTGGCTCTGTTGTTCGTCGCCGCGGCGGTCGATCCCTTCATCGGCTGA